TCACCGACCGCCCTCCGACGGCGCGTCGCCGCCGGGCAGGGGCAGCCCGCCGGAGAGCGCGGGCGGCTCTTCGACCGGGTTCCACGGCCGGGGCATGCCCTTGGCGGCGAAGTAGTCCCCACCCTTGCGTCGGGTGTCGTCCGTGCCCCAAGGTCGGTCCCTGGCGATCGGCATCAATCGAGGGATGTGCTTGCGACAGTGGATGTAGGCCTCCTCGACGGCCACCACGACCCATCGTTCCGGGGTCCGGCCACGGTCGAAGTCGGTCGGCAGGCCCGAGTGCTCGGCACGCAGATCGGCGTCCTCCACGACCTTGGCCTTACCGTTGACGTGCAGCCCGATGAGGTCCTGGACGAAATCGACCATGAGGATGCCGACGTGAGGGTTCTCGCTGATGTTGCCGAGACTGGCCATCACCCCGTTGCCTCGGTACTCGGGGTAGGCCAGCGTGTACGGGTCGAGCACCCGGATGAAGCCGGCGGGGCCTGCCCGCAGCGAGGCGTCGCACTCGCCGCCGGAGTCGGCCGAGGCGACGAAGGCCATGTCCATCCGGCCGATGAACTCGATCATCATCTCGTTGAGTCGGTCCAGCACCTGGTCGCGGTAGAAGCGCTGCGCGCGCTGCTCGCTGCCGACGGCTGCCTGGAGTCTGCGTTCGCCCGCCGAACCCGGCACCAGGTGCGGGGTCGGGACGGGCGTGGCCTGGGCGGGCGGCGGCTGCGGCGGTGCGACCTGGGGCGGTGCGACCTGTGGCGGAGGGCCCTGCGGTGGGGCGGGCGGCCTGGCGGGCGTGTACGCCGGGGCCTGCGCCGGACGGAATCCGGCGGGCGGCGGCCCGAAGGGCTCGACACGCCGGGGGCCC
This genomic stretch from Actinoalloteichus hoggarensis harbors:
- a CDS encoding pyridoxamine 5'-phosphate oxidase family protein; protein product: MKVEGQAWNLDVGHDTVENVIQQTLVPSGTAAAELLELELADPVSSTGPRRVEPFGPPPAGFRPAQAPAYTPARPPAPPQGPPPQVAPPQVAPPQPPPAQATPVPTPHLVPGSAGERRLQAAVGSEQRAQRFYRDQVLDRLNEMMIEFIGRMDMAFVASADSGGECDASLRAGPAGFIRVLDPYTLAYPEYRGNGVMASLGNISENPHVGILMVDFVQDLIGLHVNGKAKVVEDADLRAEHSGLPTDFDRGRTPERWVVVAVEEAYIHCRKHIPRLMPIARDRPWGTDDTRRKGGDYFAAKGMPRPWNPVEEPPALSGGLPLPGGDAPSEGGR